One Saccharopolyspora erythraea NRRL 2338 genomic region harbors:
- a CDS encoding transglycosylase domain-containing protein, giving the protein MSDDATTVLVPAARRRRRLRRALRASVFTATALLLGAVGAFAVGYAVWEVPDPRAVATGTQQSIVLQYADGTEMTRIVPGTGNRTMIGSLHEVSPAMRQATLAAEDASFYSNGGFDVLGIVRAAYAQLTDSPGGGSTLTQQYIKLATGEDEHTYTRKFKEIVLSAKMTNEQPKDEIFKAYLNTAYYGRGAWGVHAASNAYFGKLPRDLDASEAAVLAGAVQKPTENDPRVNAAQAAKRWEYVADQMLANHMITGEQRRRMAVPPTRERFAWRGEEMSGPLFHIRERVLEELERDGLTARDMHRDGNTVVTNIDRDAQRAAEEAVAAMTEGRSQNLRSALVSIEPGTGAIRAYHSGDREIGGFDWARAAQPPGAAMQPFVVAAGLMRGHGLAETYDGTSPHEIMGATYRNSGVDCSRTCTARMAMAEASETAFVNMAAKFGPAAVLDAAQRAGMRVDTGDDGRRVGLGIATGDYPVSTVDVARGYATLAAGGADHEPRFVRRVLDRTGNEVRSFEPEPRTAFGDDPEMSRDVSGNVTESLSWSAWGTNWALDGKRPVAVKSGIAQFGGSPDEAVTAWTAGYTPQIATAVSLSASDERGRPQPVVDATSSQAGDVLTGPTWQRFMNAYLADEPVEPFPDFGPVGRYAEPSGVPFPPVTTSVPLPPLADR; this is encoded by the coding sequence GTGAGCGATGACGCGACGACCGTGCTCGTACCGGCGGCACGCCGGCGCAGACGCCTGCGCCGGGCGCTGCGCGCCTCCGTGTTCACCGCCACCGCGCTGCTGCTCGGCGCGGTCGGCGCGTTCGCCGTCGGCTACGCGGTGTGGGAGGTGCCGGACCCGAGGGCCGTCGCCACGGGCACCCAGCAGTCGATCGTGCTCCAGTACGCCGACGGCACCGAGATGACCCGGATAGTGCCCGGCACCGGCAACCGCACCATGATCGGCTCCCTCCACGAGGTCTCGCCCGCGATGCGGCAGGCGACGCTCGCCGCCGAGGACGCCTCCTTCTACAGCAACGGCGGCTTCGACGTGCTCGGCATCGTGCGCGCCGCCTACGCCCAGCTCACCGACAGCCCCGGCGGCGGATCGACGCTCACCCAGCAGTACATCAAGCTCGCGACCGGCGAGGACGAGCACACCTACACCAGGAAGTTCAAGGAGATCGTGCTCTCCGCCAAGATGACCAACGAGCAGCCGAAGGACGAGATCTTCAAGGCATACCTCAACACCGCCTACTACGGTCGCGGTGCGTGGGGCGTGCACGCCGCCTCCAACGCCTACTTCGGGAAGCTGCCGCGCGACCTCGACGCCTCGGAGGCCGCCGTGCTCGCGGGCGCGGTGCAGAAGCCGACCGAGAACGACCCGCGGGTCAACGCCGCGCAGGCCGCGAAGCGCTGGGAGTACGTCGCCGACCAGATGCTGGCCAACCACATGATCACCGGCGAGCAGCGGCGGCGGATGGCCGTGCCGCCGACGCGGGAGCGGTTCGCCTGGCGCGGTGAGGAGATGTCCGGGCCGCTGTTCCACATCCGGGAGCGGGTGCTGGAGGAGCTGGAACGCGACGGGCTCACGGCCCGGGACATGCACCGCGACGGCAACACCGTCGTCACCAACATCGACCGCGACGCCCAGCGCGCGGCGGAGGAGGCCGTCGCCGCGATGACCGAGGGCAGGAGCCAGAACCTGCGCTCGGCGCTGGTGTCGATCGAGCCGGGAACCGGCGCGATCCGCGCTTACCACAGCGGCGACCGGGAGATCGGCGGCTTCGACTGGGCCAGGGCCGCGCAGCCGCCGGGGGCGGCGATGCAGCCGTTCGTGGTCGCGGCCGGGCTGATGCGGGGGCACGGGCTCGCCGAAACCTACGACGGCACGTCACCGCACGAGATCATGGGCGCCACCTACCGCAACTCCGGCGTCGACTGCTCGCGCACGTGCACCGCGCGGATGGCGATGGCCGAGGCGTCGGAGACGGCCTTCGTCAACATGGCGGCGAAGTTCGGCCCGGCGGCCGTGCTGGACGCGGCGCAGCGCGCGGGGATGCGGGTGGACACCGGGGACGACGGGCGGCGGGTCGGCCTCGGCATCGCGACCGGCGACTACCCGGTGAGCACAGTGGACGTGGCGCGCGGTTACGCGACGCTGGCCGCCGGCGGTGCCGACCACGAGCCCCGCTTCGTGCGGCGGGTGCTGGACCGCACCGGCAACGAGGTCAGGTCCTTCGAGCCGGAGCCGCGGACCGCCTTCGGCGACGACCCGGAGATGAGCCGGGATGTCTCGGGCAACGTCACCGAGTCGCTGAGTTGGAGCGCGTGGGGGACGAACTGGGCGCTGGACGGCAAACGCCCGGTGGCGGTCAAGAGCGGGATCGCCCAGTTCGGTGGCTCCCCGGACGAGGCCGTGACGGCGTGGACGGCCGGCTACACGCCGCAGATCGCCACCGCGGTGTCGCTGAGCGCCAGCGACGAGCGCGGACGCCCGCAGCCGGTCGTCGACGCGACCTCGTCCCAGGCGGGGGACGTGCTGACCGGCCCGACCTGGCAGCGGTTCATGAACGCCTACCTCGCGGACGAACCGGTCGAGCCGTTCCCGGACTTCGGGCCCGTCGGCCGCTACGCGGAGCCCAGCGGTGTCCCGTTCCCGCCGGTCACGACGTCGGTTCCGCTGCCGCCCCTGGCGGACCGATAA
- a CDS encoding SLATT domain-containing protein: MDQVDAAGIIGSGVITENPRAQDWERRIAERSEQLYRSGLVKRFLLVWACAANPCLIASTVWWFALSGPRPLPVAAAVATLISVVLSARLLYTQHLRVRGMEQEVRAMELAFREQLLDEFGSEDLLGVRKHYRAHLPEVIERYRAEARGHRRRDGAFQGVVIAGSVVAACTTALSVSIVDMRWGAVALSLVVAIAAALAGHGRFRERGAVLQQTADSLEREYESVELRVGRYRRFDDEALAYAEFADTVEALRAEHGVTSPPRIDVLGALGQ, encoded by the coding sequence ATGGACCAAGTGGACGCCGCGGGCATCATCGGCAGCGGCGTGATAACCGAGAATCCGCGGGCGCAGGACTGGGAACGCCGGATCGCCGAGCGGTCGGAGCAGCTGTACCGGTCGGGGCTGGTGAAGCGGTTCCTGCTGGTGTGGGCCTGCGCGGCCAACCCGTGCCTCATCGCGTCGACGGTCTGGTGGTTCGCCTTATCCGGACCCCGGCCGCTGCCCGTCGCCGCGGCGGTCGCGACGCTGATCTCGGTCGTGCTCTCGGCGCGACTGCTCTACACGCAGCACCTGCGGGTGCGCGGGATGGAGCAGGAGGTCCGCGCCATGGAACTGGCCTTCCGCGAGCAGCTCCTCGACGAGTTCGGCTCCGAGGACCTGCTCGGCGTCCGCAAGCACTACCGGGCGCACCTGCCCGAGGTCATCGAGCGCTACCGGGCCGAGGCCCGCGGCCACCGGCGCCGGGACGGCGCGTTCCAGGGCGTCGTCATCGCCGGTTCGGTGGTCGCGGCGTGCACGACCGCGCTGTCGGTGTCCATCGTGGACATGAGGTGGGGTGCGGTGGCGCTGAGCCTGGTGGTGGCGATCGCCGCGGCTCTGGCGGGCCACGGACGTTTCCGGGAGCGGGGCGCGGTGCTGCAGCAGACCGCGGACTCGCTGGAGCGCGAGTACGAGTCGGTCGAGCTGCGGGTGGGCCGCTACCGGCGGTTCGACGACGAGGCGCTGGCCTACGCCGAGTTCGCCGACACCGTGGAGGCGTTGCGAGCCGAGCATGGCGTGACGTCGCCGCCGCGGATCGACGTCCTGGGCGCGCTCGGACAGTAG
- a CDS encoding SDR family oxidoreductase produces the protein MSTELFRLDGRTAMVTGARTGIGRAIAVGLAAAGADLVLVGHRDDLGEVAEEAGSHGAAVEQVAVDLLQPRTAAEALHPVFAARDIDVLVNNAGIVHRGPVAELGLDDWQRVLDIDLNSVFALSGLAGRQMLARGSGKIINIASLLSFQGGVLVPAYAAAKHAVAGLTKSMANEWAPHGVQVNAIAPGYIATGFTAALREDAERDEEITRRIPAGRWGRPDDLVGAAVFLASAASDYVNGHVLVVDGGWLAR, from the coding sequence ATGAGCACCGAGCTGTTCCGCCTCGACGGCCGGACCGCGATGGTCACCGGCGCGCGCACCGGCATCGGCCGGGCCATCGCCGTCGGCCTCGCCGCGGCGGGAGCCGATCTGGTGCTCGTGGGCCACCGCGACGACCTCGGCGAAGTCGCGGAGGAAGCCGGCTCGCACGGCGCCGCGGTCGAGCAGGTGGCCGTCGACCTGCTCCAGCCGCGCACCGCGGCGGAGGCGCTGCATCCGGTGTTCGCCGCACGGGACATCGACGTGCTGGTCAACAACGCCGGGATCGTCCACCGCGGCCCGGTCGCCGAACTCGGTCTCGACGACTGGCAGCGGGTCCTCGACATCGACCTCAACTCGGTCTTCGCGCTCAGCGGCCTCGCCGGTCGGCAGATGCTGGCCCGTGGCAGCGGGAAGATCATCAACATCGCGTCCCTGCTGTCGTTCCAGGGCGGTGTCCTGGTGCCCGCCTACGCCGCGGCCAAGCACGCCGTGGCCGGGCTGACCAAGTCGATGGCCAACGAGTGGGCTCCGCACGGAGTGCAGGTCAACGCCATCGCCCCCGGCTACATCGCCACCGGTTTCACCGCGGCGCTGCGCGAGGACGCCGAGCGCGACGAGGAGATCACCCGGCGCATCCCGGCGGGCCGGTGGGGGCGTCCCGACGACCTCGTCGGCGCGGCCGTGTTCCTCGCGTCGGCGGCGTCGGACTACGTCAACGGCCACGTCCTGGTCGTCGACGGCGGATGGCTGGCGCGCTGA
- a CDS encoding TetR/AcrR family transcriptional regulator, with the protein MPADLPGIVRLRDRREALTLRTILTAARGLFAERGYARTPIRLIAKEAGVAPQTIYAHYGSKAGVLTGLVDLLDDEAGIPDLMAEADAMADPEALIGLLARVSRQVRERCGDIVAIMGSGAAVDADIAATQAEAQRRNRLGVEMIVDRVRESGLRVDPRAADIAVALMSAGVHDSLVTEAGWSYDDYESWLRNTLLAALLGRD; encoded by the coding sequence ATGCCCGCGGACCTTCCCGGCATCGTCCGGCTGCGGGACCGGCGCGAGGCGCTGACGCTGCGCACGATCCTCACCGCCGCGCGCGGGCTGTTCGCCGAACGCGGCTACGCCCGCACGCCGATCCGCCTGATCGCCAAGGAAGCGGGCGTCGCTCCGCAGACGATCTACGCGCACTACGGCTCCAAGGCCGGCGTGCTCACCGGGCTCGTCGACCTGCTGGACGACGAGGCGGGCATCCCCGACCTGATGGCCGAGGCGGACGCGATGGCCGACCCCGAGGCGCTGATCGGCCTGCTGGCCAGGGTGAGCCGCCAGGTCAGGGAGCGTTGCGGCGACATCGTCGCGATCATGGGCTCCGGTGCCGCCGTCGATGCCGACATCGCGGCCACCCAGGCCGAGGCCCAGCGCCGCAACCGCCTCGGCGTGGAGATGATCGTCGACCGCGTGCGCGAGTCGGGCCTTCGCGTCGACCCCAGGGCCGCCGACATCGCGGTGGCCCTGATGAGCGCAGGGGTCCACGACAGTCTCGTCACCGAGGCCGGCTGGTCCTACGACGACTACGAGTCCTGGCTCCGGAACACGCTCCTCGCGGCACTGCTGGGCCGAGACTGA
- a CDS encoding DNA polymerase III subunit delta' yields MDVTPELTTGVWADVVGQPEAVRTLRAAVRAADLLARGEPAPAGAMTHAWLFTGPPGSGRSVAARSFAAALQCTSGEGCGHCSACRTVQAGTHADVRVVVPEGLSISVSEMRSLVQASARRPTTGQWRVVLIEDSDRLTEGASNALLKAVEEPPDRTVFLLCAPSDHPEDVSVTIRSRCRVVQLKTPRPDAIAEVLAERDGIEPRMAQWAASVSGGHIGRARRLATDGEARERREAVLSVPLGLRRFSDVFTAAGGLVKASETDAVAANEDRNEAEKEELRTAMGAGGTGKGTAAATRGANAAIRELEKRQKSRATRSQRDALDLALVDLAGFYRDVLVVRSGSTAALNHPDFARSVSKAAAEWTSESTLRRLEAVLACRLALTQNVKPIIAVEAMAAALHRG; encoded by the coding sequence GTGGACGTGACCCCGGAGCTGACCACCGGCGTGTGGGCCGACGTCGTCGGCCAGCCGGAAGCGGTGCGAACGCTGCGCGCGGCCGTGCGCGCCGCCGACCTGCTGGCCCGCGGCGAGCCCGCGCCGGCAGGCGCGATGACCCACGCCTGGCTGTTCACCGGCCCTCCGGGCTCCGGGCGCTCGGTCGCCGCCCGGTCCTTCGCCGCGGCGCTGCAGTGCACCTCCGGCGAGGGCTGCGGGCACTGCTCGGCATGCCGGACGGTCCAGGCGGGCACGCACGCCGACGTGCGGGTCGTCGTGCCGGAGGGGTTGTCGATCTCGGTGTCGGAGATGCGGTCGCTGGTGCAGGCGTCGGCGCGCAGGCCGACGACCGGGCAGTGGCGGGTCGTGCTGATCGAGGACTCCGACCGGCTCACCGAGGGAGCGTCGAACGCGCTGCTCAAGGCGGTCGAGGAGCCCCCGGACCGGACGGTGTTCCTGCTCTGCGCGCCTTCGGACCACCCCGAGGACGTGTCGGTGACGATCCGCTCCCGCTGCCGGGTCGTGCAGCTCAAGACCCCCCGGCCGGATGCGATCGCGGAAGTGCTGGCCGAGCGAGACGGCATCGAGCCGCGGATGGCGCAGTGGGCCGCTTCGGTCAGCGGCGGGCACATCGGCCGCGCCCGGCGGCTGGCCACCGACGGCGAGGCGCGCGAGCGGCGGGAGGCGGTGCTCAGCGTCCCGCTGGGGCTGCGCCGGTTCTCCGACGTGTTCACCGCCGCCGGAGGCCTGGTCAAGGCGTCCGAGACGGATGCGGTCGCGGCCAACGAGGACCGCAACGAGGCCGAGAAGGAGGAGCTGCGCACCGCCATGGGCGCCGGCGGCACCGGCAAGGGCACGGCCGCCGCCACCCGAGGCGCGAACGCGGCGATCCGGGAGCTGGAGAAGCGGCAGAAGTCCCGCGCGACCCGGTCGCAGCGCGACGCGCTGGACCTGGCACTGGTCGACCTCGCGGGCTTCTACCGGGACGTGCTGGTGGTGCGCTCGGGTTCGACGGCGGCGTTGAACCACCCCGACTTCGCCCGCTCGGTTTCGAAGGCGGCCGCGGAGTGGACGTCGGAGTCGACGCTGCGCCGGCTCGAAGCGGTGCTCGCGTGCCGGCTCGCGCTCACCCAGAACGTCAAGCCGATCATCGCGGTGGAGGCGATGGCCGCCGCCCTGCACAGAGGCTGA
- a CDS encoding phosphodiesterase — MTMAIAHLSDPHTTTGAQGDESVERLRRGLDCVRALDRLPDCVVITGDVADGGHRQEYEAVRAVIADFPVPVHLTTGNHDDPRGLAEVFGGTDVLGGAREARYAVDYPGFTLVALDSHMPGSPGGRLGADQLAWLDDVLARRPDVPAVVCVHHPPVAVGIPYLDGMGMEDAAEFAGVIARHRNVARVLAGHVHRAVVADFAGATLTTAPSTHIQIGFTTGEDVPPLHADPASFLLHLIDGASAVTHTLPIPPATG; from the coding sequence ATGACCATGGCCATCGCGCATCTCAGCGACCCGCACACCACCACCGGTGCACAGGGTGACGAGTCCGTGGAGCGGCTGCGCCGGGGGCTCGACTGCGTCCGAGCTCTGGACAGGCTGCCCGACTGCGTCGTGATCACCGGTGATGTGGCGGACGGTGGTCATCGGCAGGAGTACGAAGCCGTGCGCGCGGTGATCGCTGACTTCCCGGTTCCGGTCCACTTGACGACGGGCAACCACGACGACCCCCGAGGGCTGGCGGAGGTGTTCGGCGGCACGGACGTCCTGGGCGGTGCGCGGGAAGCGCGTTATGCGGTGGACTACCCCGGCTTCACCCTCGTGGCGCTCGATTCGCACATGCCCGGGTCGCCGGGTGGCCGGCTGGGTGCGGACCAGCTTGCTTGGCTCGACGACGTTCTGGCGCGCAGGCCTGATGTTCCGGCGGTCGTCTGCGTGCACCACCCGCCGGTCGCGGTCGGCATCCCGTACCTCGACGGTATGGGCATGGAGGATGCCGCCGAGTTCGCCGGGGTGATCGCCCGCCACCGCAACGTCGCCCGCGTGCTGGCCGGGCACGTGCACCGCGCCGTGGTGGCGGACTTCGCCGGGGCGACGCTGACGACGGCGCCCAGCACGCACATCCAGATCGGTTTCACCACCGGCGAAGACGTGCCCCCGCTGCACGCGGACCCGGCTTCGTTCCTGCTTCACCTGATCGACGGGGCGTCCGCGGTCACGCACACCCTGCCGATCCCGCCCGCGACCGGCTGA
- a CDS encoding SgcJ/EcaC family oxidoreductase, which translates to MTAVDEVLTEMARAWNAGDGTAWAANFAEDADFVDVVGRVQRGREVIAAEHQKIFDTIYQGSHLEIRQVGSRPLDDRTLLVHTASTLRVPAGPRAGEWHAIQTKVFRDGRILAFHNTGRVDLADFAHHDEALADRAPQEWGQIASG; encoded by the coding sequence GTGACAGCAGTGGACGAGGTGCTCACCGAGATGGCGCGCGCGTGGAACGCCGGCGACGGCACCGCATGGGCGGCGAACTTCGCCGAGGACGCCGACTTCGTCGACGTGGTCGGGCGCGTGCAGCGCGGCCGGGAGGTCATCGCCGCGGAGCACCAGAAGATCTTCGACACCATCTACCAGGGCAGCCACCTGGAGATTCGGCAGGTCGGCAGCCGTCCCCTCGACGACCGCACCCTGCTGGTGCACACCGCGTCGACGCTGCGCGTCCCCGCAGGCCCGCGCGCCGGCGAGTGGCACGCCATCCAGACGAAGGTCTTCCGCGACGGCCGGATCCTGGCCTTCCACAACACCGGCCGCGTGGACCTGGCCGACTTCGCGCACCACGACGAAGCCCTGGCCGACCGCGCGCCCCAGGAGTGGGGCCAGATCGCGTCGGGCTGA
- the topA gene encoding type I DNA topoisomerase: protein MAGSTRTKKNGGTGRSSGSANGAGAGGRRLVIVESPAKARKIASYLGSNFVVESSRGHIRDLPSGAADVPAKYKGQPWARLGVDVDNDFEPLYLVTPDKKATVTELKDALKEVDELYLATDGDREGEAIAWHLMETLKPKVPVRRMVFHEITESAIQSAAANPRELDRDLVDAQETRRILDRLYGYEVSPVLWKKVMPKLSAGRVQSVATRIVVERERERIKFVPAEYWDISATMDAGPDAEPRRFGARLVSVDGAKLATGRDFGPDGRLKNDDVRLLNEAEARRLATGLTDARLSVSSVEEKPYTRKPYAPFMTSTLQQEASRKLRFSADRTMRTAQRLYENGYITYMRTDSTTLSETAITAARNQARDLYGDEYLSPQPRQYNRKVKNAQEAHEAIRPAGESFRTPGQVAAELDTDGYKLYELIWQRTIASQMADAKGTTLSVRITGTSADGEECTFAASGRTITFAGFLKAYVEAVDSEAGGVADDAESRLPRLAQYQAVTAPELSPDGHSTNPPPRYTEASLVKALEELGIGRPSTYASIISTVQDRGYVWKKGSALVPSWVAFAVVGLMEKHFGRLVDYDFTAALEDELDRIAEGRQQRTKWLSGFYFGGEVGPDDSIGRAGGLKKLVGSSVEEIDAREVNSIPMFTDDDGRTVYVRVGRYGPYLERPLSDSESQRANLPDDLPPDELDIQIAEKLFATPMEGRSLGTDPETGHEVLAKEGRFGPYVTEVLPEGSKGKPRTGSLLKSMSLDTVTIDDALKLLALPRVVGTDPESGTEITAQNGRFGPYLKRGSDSRSLDTEEQIFTVTLEEALKLYAQPKQRGRRAAAAPLRELGDDPDSGKPLVIKDGRFGPYVTDGETNASLRKGDSVEELTIDRAVELIAERRAKAPAKKKTASKSKSTASKSTSSKTTASKSSSSKSSSSNGSKTTKSGTTRKRTTSSSKQS, encoded by the coding sequence GTGGCTGGGTCGACACGGACGAAGAAGAACGGCGGTACCGGCCGGTCTTCGGGGTCCGCCAACGGGGCGGGCGCCGGGGGGCGGCGGTTGGTGATCGTCGAGTCGCCTGCCAAGGCCCGCAAGATCGCCTCCTACCTCGGCTCCAACTTCGTCGTGGAGTCCTCGCGGGGCCACATCCGGGACCTGCCGAGCGGAGCGGCCGACGTGCCGGCCAAGTACAAGGGCCAGCCGTGGGCCAGGCTGGGCGTGGACGTCGACAACGACTTCGAGCCGCTGTACCTGGTCACCCCGGACAAGAAGGCGACGGTCACCGAGCTCAAGGACGCGCTGAAGGAAGTCGACGAGCTCTACCTCGCCACGGACGGTGACCGCGAGGGCGAGGCGATCGCCTGGCACCTGATGGAGACGCTCAAGCCCAAGGTGCCGGTGCGGCGGATGGTGTTCCACGAGATCACCGAGTCGGCCATCCAGTCCGCCGCGGCCAACCCCCGCGAGCTGGACCGGGACCTGGTGGATGCCCAGGAGACCCGGCGCATCCTGGACCGGCTCTACGGCTACGAGGTCAGCCCCGTGCTGTGGAAGAAGGTCATGCCGAAGCTGTCGGCGGGCCGCGTGCAGTCGGTGGCGACCCGGATCGTGGTCGAGCGGGAGCGCGAGCGGATCAAGTTCGTGCCCGCCGAGTACTGGGACATCTCGGCGACGATGGACGCAGGCCCTGACGCCGAACCGCGCCGCTTCGGCGCGCGGCTGGTCAGCGTCGACGGCGCCAAGCTGGCCACCGGCCGGGACTTCGGCCCCGACGGCAGGCTCAAGAACGACGACGTCCGGCTGCTCAACGAGGCGGAGGCCCGCAGGCTGGCGACCGGGCTGACCGACGCGCGCCTGAGCGTCTCCAGCGTCGAGGAGAAGCCCTACACGCGGAAGCCGTACGCGCCGTTCATGACCTCCACGCTGCAGCAGGAGGCCAGCCGCAAGCTCCGCTTCTCGGCCGACCGCACGATGCGCACCGCGCAGCGGCTGTACGAGAACGGCTACATCACCTACATGCGAACCGACTCCACGACGCTGTCGGAGACGGCGATCACGGCGGCTCGCAACCAGGCCAGGGACCTCTACGGCGACGAGTACCTGTCGCCGCAGCCCCGCCAGTACAACCGCAAGGTCAAGAACGCCCAGGAGGCGCACGAGGCGATCCGGCCCGCGGGCGAGAGCTTCCGCACGCCCGGCCAGGTGGCCGCCGAGCTCGACACCGACGGCTACAAGCTCTACGAGCTGATCTGGCAGCGCACCATCGCCTCCCAGATGGCCGACGCCAAGGGCACGACCCTGTCGGTGCGCATCACCGGCACCTCCGCCGACGGCGAGGAGTGCACGTTCGCCGCCTCCGGCCGCACGATCACCTTCGCCGGTTTCCTCAAGGCCTACGTCGAGGCGGTCGACTCGGAGGCCGGCGGGGTCGCCGACGACGCCGAGTCCCGGCTGCCGCGGCTGGCGCAGTACCAGGCGGTCACCGCGCCGGAGCTCTCGCCGGACGGCCACAGCACCAACCCGCCGCCGCGCTACACCGAGGCGAGCCTGGTCAAGGCCCTGGAGGAGCTGGGCATCGGCCGCCCGTCGACCTATGCCTCGATCATCAGCACGGTGCAGGACCGCGGCTACGTGTGGAAGAAGGGCTCCGCGCTGGTGCCCTCCTGGGTGGCGTTCGCGGTCGTGGGCCTGATGGAGAAGCACTTCGGCAGGCTGGTGGACTACGACTTCACCGCGGCGCTGGAGGACGAGCTCGACCGCATCGCCGAGGGCAGGCAGCAGCGCACGAAGTGGCTGTCGGGCTTCTACTTCGGCGGCGAGGTCGGGCCGGACGACTCGATCGGCCGCGCGGGCGGGCTCAAGAAGCTGGTCGGCTCCAGCGTCGAGGAGATCGACGCCCGCGAGGTGAACTCGATCCCGATGTTCACCGACGACGACGGCCGCACGGTCTACGTCCGGGTCGGCCGCTACGGCCCGTACCTGGAGCGGCCGCTGAGCGACAGCGAGTCGCAGCGCGCGAACCTGCCCGACGACCTGCCGCCGGACGAGCTGGACATCCAGATCGCCGAGAAGCTGTTCGCCACCCCGATGGAGGGGCGCAGCCTGGGCACCGACCCGGAGACCGGCCACGAGGTCCTGGCCAAGGAGGGCCGCTTCGGCCCCTACGTCACCGAGGTGCTGCCGGAGGGCAGCAAGGGCAAGCCGCGCACCGGCAGCCTGCTGAAGTCGATGTCGCTGGACACCGTGACCATCGACGACGCGCTCAAGCTGCTGGCGCTGCCGCGCGTGGTCGGCACCGACCCGGAGAGCGGCACTGAGATCACCGCGCAGAACGGCCGGTTCGGGCCGTACCTGAAGCGGGGCTCCGACTCGCGGTCGCTGGACACCGAGGAGCAGATCTTCACGGTCACCCTCGAGGAGGCGCTCAAGCTCTACGCGCAGCCCAAGCAGCGCGGCAGGCGGGCCGCCGCGGCCCCGCTGCGCGAGCTCGGCGACGACCCCGACTCGGGCAAGCCGCTGGTGATCAAGGACGGTCGATTCGGCCCCTACGTCACCGACGGCGAGACCAACGCCTCGCTGCGCAAGGGCGACTCGGTGGAGGAGTTGACGATCGACCGCGCGGTCGAGCTGATCGCCGAGCGGCGGGCGAAGGCGCCGGCGAAGAAGAAGACGGCGTCGAAGTCCAAGAGCACGGCGTCCAAGAGCACGTCGAGCAAGACCACGGCGTCCAAGAGCAGCAGCTCGAAGAGCTCGTCGTCCAACGGCTCGAAGACGACCAAGAGCGGCACCACCAGGAAGCGGACGACCAGCTCGTCGAAGCAGTCCTGA